One Aegilops tauschii subsp. strangulata cultivar AL8/78 chromosome 7, Aet v6.0, whole genome shotgun sequence genomic window carries:
- the LOC109751653 gene encoding germin-like protein 8-4 yields the protein MLPLTKQLTMASSSSLFLLAALLALASWQATAYDPSPLQDFCIADMKAPVRVNGFACKDPMAATPEDFFNAAMLDQPRDTKASKVRSNVTNINVINFPGLNTLGISLARIDYGPLGVNTPHIHPRATELLTVLEGTLYLGFVTSNPNRLFSKIVKKGDVFVFPKAMIHFQMNLAHDKPAAALSSLSSQNPGVISIANAVFGSKPPISDDVLATAFQVEKDLIHWLQSQFWGNTNY from the exons ATGCTTCCATTGACAAAGCAACTCACCATGGCTTCCTCTTCCTCATTGTTTCTCCTTGCAGCCCTCCTTGCGCTGGCCTCATGGCAGGCCACTGCCTATGATCCTAGCCCTCTTCAGGACTTCTGCATTGCCGACATGAAGGCGCCTG TGCGAGTAAATGGGTTTGCTTGCAAGGACCCAATGGCCGCGACCCCGGAAGACTTCTTCAACGCAGCCATGCTCGATCAGCCTAGGGATACTAAGGCCAGCAAGGTCAGGTCTAACGTCACCAACATCAATGTCATAAATTTCCCTGGCCTCAACACCCTCGGCATCTCGCTGGCTCGCATCGACTATGGACCATTAGGTGTGAACACGCCACACATACACCCCCGTGCCACTGAGCTCCTCACAGTGCTTGAGGGGACACTCTACCTTGGATTTGTCACATCCAACCCAAAcaggctcttctccaagatagttAAGAAGGGCGATGTATTCGTATTCCCAAAAGCAATGATCCACTTCCAAATGAACCTAGCGCATGACAAGCCAGCAGCCGCGTTGTCCTCGCTCAGCAGCCAAAACCCTGGAGTTATTTCTATTGCCAATGCAGTATTTGGATCAAAGCCACCGATTTCGGATGATGTCTTAGCCACGGCATTTCAGGTGGAGAAGGATCTCATTCACTGGCTCCAATCTCAGTTCTGGGGGAACACCAACTACTAA